A window of Streptomyces armeniacus contains these coding sequences:
- a CDS encoding metallophosphoesterase family protein, translating to MPRTVIVGDIHGCFDELRALLDKIGLRPDDRLVSVGDLVDRGPAPGEVVRLFRERPNSFAVMGNHERKHVRGIFSYAQEITRLQLGDRYAETVDWMRTLPYYFENEHVRVVHAAVRSGTPLHEQREEILCGTTRGERDLAALFPESHWHDHYTDAKPVVFGHHVTGRTPLVRDGRIYGLDTGACHGWNLTALCVPGFTLHSVEARADHWAYVRRRWQLPVLKSRPWRDASWAEIDKAVARYASPPGSSSSSSSSSDAPPDAALRDWLLALERWAAELRAAFPVLADAARRAVGEPTEAELRAHPAAKVLFQARNGRLDQDGLARQCPTPARTLGLAAALGLALPEPPG from the coding sequence ATGCCCCGAACCGTCATCGTCGGCGACATCCACGGCTGCTTCGACGAACTCCGCGCGCTGCTCGACAAGATCGGGCTCCGTCCGGACGACCGGCTGGTCAGCGTCGGCGACCTGGTCGACCGGGGTCCCGCGCCCGGCGAGGTGGTACGGCTGTTCCGCGAGCGCCCCAACTCGTTCGCGGTCATGGGCAACCACGAACGCAAGCACGTACGCGGAATCTTCTCCTACGCGCAGGAGATCACCCGCCTGCAGCTCGGCGACCGCTACGCGGAGACCGTCGACTGGATGCGGACGCTGCCGTACTACTTCGAGAACGAGCACGTCCGCGTCGTCCACGCCGCCGTGCGGTCCGGGACCCCGCTGCACGAGCAGCGGGAGGAGATCCTGTGCGGTACGACGCGGGGCGAACGGGACCTCGCCGCGCTGTTCCCGGAAAGCCACTGGCACGACCACTACACCGACGCCAAACCGGTCGTCTTCGGCCATCACGTCACCGGACGGACGCCGTTGGTCCGCGACGGCAGGATCTACGGCCTCGACACCGGCGCCTGCCACGGCTGGAACCTGACCGCCCTGTGCGTCCCCGGCTTCACCCTCCACTCGGTCGAGGCGCGCGCCGACCACTGGGCGTACGTCAGGCGGCGCTGGCAGCTGCCCGTGCTCAAGAGCAGGCCGTGGCGCGACGCGTCGTGGGCGGAGATCGACAAGGCGGTCGCGCGGTACGCGTCGCCGCCCGGCTCGTCGTCGTCGTCCTCCTCCTCCTCGGATGCGCCGCCCGACGCCGCCCTCCGCGACTGGCTCCTGGCGCTGGAGCGGTGGGCCGCGGAGCTGCGTGCGGCGTTCCCCGTCCTGGCCGACGCGGCGCGGCGGGCCGTGGGAGAGCCCACGGAGGCGGAGCTGCGCGCGCATCCTGCCGCGAAGGTGCTGTTCCAGGCCCGCAACGGGCGGCTCGACCAGGACGGCCTGGCCCGGCAGTGCCCCACGCCCGCCCGTACGCTCGGCCTGGCGGCCGCGCTGGGGCTGGCCCTGCCGGAGCCGCCCGGCTGA
- a CDS encoding alpha/beta fold hydrolase: MTSASVNGVRIGYDDHRGDRAARGAADGTEGLPPVVLVHGHPFNRGMWAPQAAALAADGHRVVTADLRGYGESEVVPGVTPLEVFARDTAALMDHLGLDRAVLGGLSMGGQIVMDFCRIFPERVSGLLLADTFPAAETPEGKASRNATADRLLAEGMDGYADEVLDKMVAPYNVTALPQVAADVLRMMRTTPPEGAAAALRGRAERPDYSDLLTRVAVPALVVVGVDDAYTPVSDAEFMHERLPDSTLTVIQGAAHMPNLERPGEFNTALRAFLARVNGTGKG; this comes from the coding sequence ATGACTTCCGCGTCCGTGAACGGCGTCAGGATCGGTTACGACGACCACCGCGGCGACCGCGCCGCCCGGGGCGCCGCGGACGGCACCGAGGGCCTGCCGCCGGTGGTGCTCGTCCACGGCCACCCGTTCAACCGCGGCATGTGGGCGCCGCAGGCCGCCGCCCTCGCCGCCGACGGGCACCGCGTCGTGACCGCCGACCTGCGCGGGTACGGCGAGAGCGAGGTCGTGCCCGGCGTCACGCCGCTGGAGGTCTTCGCCCGCGACACCGCCGCGCTGATGGACCATCTCGGTCTGGACCGCGCTGTCCTCGGCGGGCTGTCCATGGGCGGCCAGATCGTCATGGACTTCTGCCGGATCTTCCCCGAACGCGTCAGCGGCCTGCTCCTCGCCGACACCTTCCCGGCCGCCGAGACCCCCGAGGGCAAGGCGTCCCGCAACGCGACGGCGGACCGGCTGCTGGCCGAGGGCATGGACGGGTACGCGGACGAGGTGCTCGACAAGATGGTCGCCCCGTACAACGTCACCGCCCTGCCCCAGGTCGCCGCCGACGTCCTGCGCATGATGCGTACGACGCCTCCGGAGGGCGCCGCCGCCGCGCTGCGCGGCCGGGCCGAACGGCCGGATTACAGCGACCTGTTGACCCGTGTCGCCGTGCCCGCGCTGGTGGTGGTCGGCGTGGACGACGCGTACACGCCGGTCAGCGACGCCGAGTTCATGCACGAGCGGCTGCCCGACTCCACGCTCACCGTCATCCAGGGCGCGGCGCACATGCCGAACCTGGAGCGGCCCGGCGAGTTCAACACCGCGCTCCGTGCCTTCCTCGCCCGCGTGAACGGCACCGGCAAGGGCTGA
- a CDS encoding GNAT family N-acetyltransferase — translation MNTELTVSRATLEEWRQVEEWAADEAWNPGRGDTACFHPTDPDGFFLGRLGGRPVSAVSVVTYSDRFAFLGYYLVDPEHRGRGLGMATWRTALPHAGERTIGLDAVPAQEAIYRRSGFTSAYRTVRCAGTPPRTDGAAPKAPVQPVTPDDLDALAAYDRQCFPADRRAFLGRWLTAEGHTAYVSRQDGRVTGYGVIRSARDGQRVGPLFADSPAVAEALFDTLTGHLDGGEEVYLDIPEPHEHAQTLAASRGLEPRSHTVRMYTGPVPPTGTDRTYGITSLELG, via the coding sequence ATGAACACCGAACTCACCGTCTCCCGCGCCACGTTGGAGGAATGGCGCCAGGTGGAGGAGTGGGCCGCCGACGAGGCGTGGAACCCGGGCCGCGGCGACACCGCCTGCTTCCACCCCACCGACCCGGACGGCTTCTTCCTCGGCCGGCTGGGCGGACGGCCCGTGTCCGCGGTCTCCGTGGTCACCTACTCCGACCGGTTCGCCTTCCTCGGCTACTACCTGGTCGACCCGGAGCACCGCGGCCGCGGACTCGGCATGGCCACCTGGCGTACGGCGCTGCCGCACGCCGGTGAGCGGACGATCGGGCTGGACGCGGTCCCCGCCCAGGAGGCGATCTACCGGCGCTCCGGCTTCACCTCCGCCTACCGCACGGTCCGCTGCGCGGGCACCCCGCCGCGTACGGACGGCGCGGCGCCGAAGGCCCCCGTACAGCCGGTGACTCCGGACGACCTCGACGCGCTCGCCGCGTACGACCGCCAGTGCTTCCCCGCCGACCGGCGCGCCTTCCTCGGCCGCTGGCTGACCGCGGAGGGGCACACCGCGTACGTGTCGCGGCAGGACGGGCGCGTCACCGGCTACGGCGTCATCCGGAGCGCACGGGACGGGCAGCGCGTCGGGCCGCTGTTCGCCGACAGCCCCGCGGTGGCGGAGGCGCTGTTCGACACGCTCACCGGGCATCTGGACGGGGGCGAAGAGGTGTACCTGGACATCCCCGAGCCGCACGAGCACGCCCAGACCCTGGCGGCGTCACGCGGACTCGAGCCCCGGTCGCACACCGTACGGATGTACACGGGGCCCGTGCCGCCGACCGGCACGGACCGCACGTACGGCATCACCAGCCTCGAACTCGGCTGA
- a CDS encoding NADP-dependent succinic semialdehyde dehydrogenase, with protein sequence MSTIATVNPATGETVKTFAPFSAEEVAERLSAAVDAYHEHRTTSFTHRKKLLLTAARLLEEEQEDVARTITLEMGKTLAASRAETAKCVKAMRWYAEHAEGLLADEHPAEADVADSGAVSVLVRYRPLGPVLAVMPWNFPLWQVVRFAAPALMAGNVGLLKHASNVPQTALYIEELFRRAGFPEGCFQTLLIGSSEVDAVLRDERIAAATLTGSEPAGRAVASTAGDTVKKTVLELGGSDPYLVLPSADLERAARVGVTARVQSNGQSCIAAKRFIVHAEVYEPFVRDFVARMSALTVGDPTDEGTDVGPLSSEQGRRSLEELVDDARAHGAAVLCGGGRPRGLTDGWYYEPTVLAGVTPDMRIHHEEAFGPVATLYPVADLDEAIRTANDTPFGLSSNVWTEDAEERRRCVRDLEAGGVYFNGMTASHPGFPFGGVKRSGYGRELAGHGIREFCNATTVWQGESATP encoded by the coding sequence GTGTCGACGATCGCAACCGTCAATCCGGCCACGGGGGAGACGGTCAAGACCTTCGCCCCGTTCAGCGCCGAGGAGGTGGCCGAGCGGCTTTCGGCGGCGGTGGACGCGTACCACGAGCACCGTACGACGTCCTTCACGCACCGTAAGAAGCTGCTGCTGACAGCGGCCCGGCTGCTGGAGGAGGAGCAGGAGGACGTGGCGCGCACCATCACGCTGGAGATGGGCAAGACGCTGGCCGCGTCCCGCGCGGAGACCGCCAAGTGCGTCAAGGCCATGCGCTGGTACGCCGAGCACGCCGAGGGCCTGCTGGCCGACGAGCACCCCGCGGAGGCCGACGTGGCGGACTCGGGCGCGGTCTCGGTCCTGGTGCGCTACCGCCCGCTGGGCCCCGTACTCGCCGTCATGCCCTGGAACTTCCCGCTGTGGCAGGTCGTCCGGTTCGCCGCCCCGGCGCTGATGGCCGGGAACGTCGGCCTGCTCAAGCACGCGTCGAACGTGCCGCAGACCGCGCTCTACATCGAGGAGCTGTTCCGCCGCGCGGGCTTCCCCGAGGGCTGCTTCCAGACTCTGCTGATCGGCTCGTCCGAGGTCGACGCGGTCCTCCGGGACGAGCGGATCGCCGCCGCGACGCTGACCGGCAGCGAACCGGCGGGCCGCGCCGTCGCCTCCACCGCGGGCGACACCGTGAAGAAGACGGTGCTCGAACTCGGCGGCAGCGACCCGTACCTCGTGCTGCCCTCCGCCGACCTGGAACGCGCCGCCCGCGTCGGGGTGACCGCGCGGGTGCAGAGCAACGGCCAGTCCTGTATCGCCGCCAAGCGGTTCATCGTGCACGCGGAGGTGTACGAACCGTTCGTACGGGACTTCGTCGCGCGGATGTCCGCGCTGACCGTGGGCGACCCGACGGACGAGGGCACCGATGTGGGGCCGCTCTCCAGCGAGCAGGGCAGGCGCAGCCTCGAGGAGCTGGTGGACGACGCTCGCGCGCACGGTGCCGCCGTGCTGTGCGGCGGCGGACGGCCGCGGGGGCTGACCGACGGCTGGTACTACGAGCCGACGGTGCTCGCGGGCGTCACCCCGGACATGCGCATCCACCACGAGGAGGCGTTCGGCCCGGTCGCCACGCTGTACCCGGTCGCGGACCTGGACGAGGCGATCCGTACGGCCAACGACACGCCGTTCGGGCTGAGTTCGAACGTGTGGACCGAGGACGCGGAGGAGCGGCGGCGCTGCGTACGCGACCTGGAGGCCGGCGGCGTCTATTTCAACGGGATGACGGCCTCCCACCCCGGATTCCCGTTCGGCGGCGTGAAGCGGTCCGGTTACGGTCGGGAACTGGCCGGACACGGAATACGCGAGTTCTGCAATGCCACGACCGTCTGGCAGGGCGAATCGGCCACACCCTGA
- a CDS encoding amino acid permease, with amino-acid sequence MGYPRKLTRRFRAFDNFAISFTIINIISGIFSSFGFGLNAGGPRILIFGWIGVSVMVLFIGAAMGEIASAYPTSGALYFSAGKLAKKHKGAWSWYTGWLNFVGQVGGTAATGYAAATFIQAFLAMQWPSYDVTGQRTVLITAVILVFQALANTYTVQLVALMNRISVWWLLAGMVVIVTCLTVVPSHHQSASFVTHFANNTGFTNGLYGAMLGLLVTSWTFTGFDGSFHMSEETVQATVNAPRGIVRAIGYSAVTGLILMLALVYAIRDYDRAASASAPPVQVLIDALGTGTAKLLLLIVIGAMLFCGLANMTSNTRQIFAFSRDGAMPGSHWWHSVSPRTRTPVKAVWLAAACSLVLVIPGWWSHTAFTAIVSVNVVGLFLAYGVPIYLRLRLDDFQPGPWHLGRYGRLVGAVAVVWIVFSNVLFMLPHSSPITPRTFNYAPVALGVVLLVATVWWFATARRRFQGPVSYGRPDEVAAMDLI; translated from the coding sequence ATGGGCTATCCGCGGAAACTCACGCGGCGCTTCCGCGCGTTCGACAACTTCGCGATCTCGTTCACCATCATCAACATCATCTCGGGCATCTTCTCGTCCTTCGGATTCGGCCTGAACGCCGGTGGGCCGCGCATTCTCATATTCGGCTGGATCGGCGTTTCCGTCATGGTGCTGTTCATCGGCGCCGCCATGGGGGAAATCGCCTCCGCCTATCCGACGAGCGGCGCGCTCTATTTCTCCGCGGGAAAGCTGGCGAAAAAACACAAGGGCGCCTGGTCCTGGTATACGGGCTGGCTGAACTTCGTCGGCCAGGTCGGCGGAACAGCCGCCACCGGATACGCCGCCGCCACGTTCATCCAGGCGTTTCTCGCGATGCAATGGCCGTCGTACGACGTGACGGGCCAGCGGACCGTTCTCATCACCGCCGTGATCCTCGTCTTCCAGGCGCTCGCCAACACATACACGGTGCAGTTGGTCGCCCTCATGAACCGGATCTCCGTGTGGTGGCTGCTGGCCGGCATGGTGGTGATCGTCACCTGCCTCACCGTGGTGCCCTCGCACCACCAGTCGGCGTCGTTCGTCACGCATTTCGCGAACAACACCGGCTTCACGAACGGGCTTTACGGCGCGATGCTCGGACTCCTCGTCACCAGCTGGACGTTCACCGGCTTCGACGGCAGTTTCCACATGTCGGAGGAGACGGTGCAGGCGACGGTCAACGCGCCGCGCGGCATCGTACGGGCCATCGGCTACTCCGCCGTCACCGGCCTGATCCTGATGCTCGCCCTGGTGTACGCGATCCGCGACTACGACAGGGCCGCGAGCGCGTCCGCACCGCCCGTGCAGGTGCTCATCGACGCCCTCGGCACGGGCACCGCGAAGCTGCTGCTGCTCATCGTGATCGGCGCCATGCTGTTCTGCGGCCTGGCCAACATGACCAGCAACACCCGGCAGATCTTCGCGTTCTCGCGGGACGGCGCGATGCCCGGCTCCCACTGGTGGCACTCCGTGTCGCCGCGCACGCGTACCCCCGTCAAGGCGGTGTGGCTGGCCGCTGCCTGCTCACTCGTGCTGGTGATTCCCGGCTGGTGGTCGCACACCGCGTTCACCGCGATCGTCAGCGTCAACGTCGTGGGCCTGTTCCTCGCCTACGGGGTGCCCATCTACCTGCGGCTGCGCCTGGACGACTTCCAGCCGGGCCCGTGGCATCTGGGGCGCTACGGCCGCCTGGTGGGGGCCGTGGCCGTGGTGTGGATCGTGTTCAGCAACGTCCTGTTCATGCTGCCGCACTCCTCCCCCATCACCCCGCGGACCTTCAACTACGCGCCGGTCGCGCTCGGCGTCGTGCTGCTCGTGGCCACCGTGTGGTGGTTCGCCACGGCCCGCAGGCGCTTCCAGGGACCGGTCAGCTACGGCCGTCCGGACGAAGTGGCCGCCATGGACCTGATTTGA
- a CDS encoding TetR/AcrR family transcriptional regulator, protein MTKAPRKRAAPRATPRSGSGTGSGTGTSTGTSPRTRRSEASRQAILSAAFDLVGEVGYAKLSIEAIAARAGVGKQTIYRWWPSKGAVLFDAFLPVTEGPDGPRTEGDAAPGALPDTGDIEADLKRVLRKTVDELNDPRYDGPMRALTSEILHDPELAATYTERLDRPMKELKKTRLRAAQEAGQLAADIDLDAAADLVWGPLLSRWLLRSGPLTHAYADQLVHTALNGLRP, encoded by the coding sequence ATGACGAAGGCACCACGCAAGAGGGCCGCTCCCCGCGCCACTCCCCGCAGCGGCAGCGGCACGGGGTCCGGCACGGGCACGAGCACGGGCACTTCCCCCCGCACCCGCCGCAGTGAGGCGTCCCGGCAGGCGATTCTCAGCGCGGCGTTCGACCTCGTCGGAGAGGTCGGGTACGCGAAGCTCAGCATCGAGGCGATCGCCGCGCGCGCGGGCGTCGGCAAGCAGACGATCTACCGTTGGTGGCCCTCGAAGGGTGCAGTGCTCTTCGACGCGTTCCTGCCGGTCACCGAGGGGCCCGACGGACCGCGTACGGAGGGCGATGCCGCGCCCGGCGCCCTCCCCGACACCGGCGACATCGAGGCCGACCTCAAGCGGGTGCTGCGGAAGACCGTCGACGAGCTCAACGACCCGCGCTACGACGGCCCCATGCGCGCCCTCACCAGCGAGATCCTGCACGACCCGGAGCTCGCCGCCACGTACACGGAACGCCTCGACCGCCCCATGAAGGAGCTGAAGAAGACCCGGCTGCGCGCCGCCCAGGAGGCCGGCCAACTCGCCGCGGACATCGACCTCGACGCGGCCGCGGACCTCGTGTGGGGCCCGCTGCTCAGCCGGTGGCTGCTCCGCAGCGGCCCGCTCACGCACGCGTACGCGGACCAGTTGGTGCACACCGCCCTCAACGGCCTGCGCCCGTAG
- a CDS encoding epoxide hydrolase family protein, with protein MTSSPGSTLTPFRIDIPQADLDDLHERLDRTRWPDELPGVGWEYGIPGGYLRELAHYWRHEYDWRAAEARLNRWPQYTTAIDGANVHFAHIRSPRPDATPLLMTHGWPGSIVEFAEVAGPLTDPGAYGGAPADAFHLVLPSIPGFGLSGPTRERGWEFRRVATAFAELMARLGYGRYGAQGGDWGAAVSRELGRAYPERIIGVHLNLLPGSGATHEPGPEELGALSPAERDRTLRSWARAREWRRERQGYADIQSTRPQTLAYGLTDSPVGQLAWVAEKFKEWTDSRHRPEDAVDRDQMLTNVMLYWLTGTAGSAARIYYERAHAAYWGAEPEPSTAPTALADFPRENFIPLRHIADRTDNIVRWTEHERGGHFAAMEQPEALVADVGAFFRELRTGEPGAR; from the coding sequence GTGACCAGCAGCCCCGGCAGCACCCTCACCCCGTTCCGTATCGACATCCCGCAGGCCGACCTCGACGACCTTCACGAACGCCTCGACCGCACCCGCTGGCCCGACGAACTCCCCGGCGTCGGCTGGGAGTACGGCATTCCGGGCGGCTACCTGCGGGAGCTGGCGCACTACTGGCGGCACGAGTACGACTGGCGCGCCGCCGAGGCCCGGCTCAACCGGTGGCCGCAGTACACCACGGCCATCGATGGCGCGAACGTCCACTTCGCCCACATCCGTTCGCCGCGCCCGGACGCGACGCCGCTGCTGATGACGCACGGCTGGCCGGGCTCGATCGTCGAGTTCGCGGAGGTGGCGGGCCCGTTGACGGACCCGGGCGCGTACGGCGGCGCCCCGGCCGACGCGTTCCATCTGGTGCTGCCGAGCATCCCCGGGTTCGGGCTGTCCGGGCCGACGCGGGAACGCGGCTGGGAGTTCCGGCGCGTGGCCACCGCCTTCGCCGAGCTGATGGCGCGGCTCGGGTACGGGCGGTACGGCGCGCAGGGCGGCGACTGGGGCGCCGCCGTCTCGCGCGAGCTGGGCCGGGCGTACCCGGAGCGGATCATCGGCGTCCACCTCAACCTGCTGCCCGGCTCCGGCGCCACCCACGAGCCCGGCCCCGAGGAACTCGGGGCGCTCAGCCCGGCCGAACGGGACCGTACGCTCCGCTCCTGGGCACGCGCACGGGAGTGGCGGCGCGAACGCCAGGGCTACGCGGACATCCAGTCCACCCGTCCGCAGACCCTCGCGTACGGGCTGACGGACTCGCCCGTCGGCCAACTGGCGTGGGTCGCCGAGAAGTTCAAGGAGTGGACCGACTCACGCCACCGCCCGGAGGACGCCGTCGACCGGGACCAGATGCTGACGAACGTCATGCTGTACTGGCTGACCGGCACCGCCGGTTCCGCCGCCCGCATCTACTACGAGCGCGCGCACGCCGCGTACTGGGGCGCCGAACCGGAGCCGTCCACGGCGCCGACCGCGCTGGCCGACTTCCCACGCGAGAACTTCATCCCGCTGCGGCACATCGCGGACCGTACGGACAACATCGTGCGCTGGACGGAGCACGAACGCGGCGGGCACTTCGCGGCGATGGAGCAGCCGGAGGCGCTGGTGGCGGACGTAGGGGCGTTCTTCCGCGAGCTGCGTACGGGTGAGCCCGGCGCTCGGTGA
- a CDS encoding phosphoketolase family protein, whose protein sequence is MRDMPAAAPSAPAAAAHVAAPASSAGTAAPAGTAAIGELNDETLAALDAHWRAANYLSVGQIYLLDNPLLAEPLRPEHIKPRLLGHWGTSPGLNLVYTHLNRAITVRDLDAVCFWGPGHGGPAVLANSWLEGSYSETYPDVTRDAAGMARLFRQFSFPGGVPSHVAPETPGSLHEGGELGYSLSHAYGAALDNPGLLSVCVIGDGEAETGPLAASWHANKFLDPVHDGAVLPVLHLNGYKIANPTVLARLPEPELDAFLRGCGHEPVTVSGDDPMTVHRALAHALDGALDRIALIQREARTEGETRRPRWPMIVLRTPKGWTGPRQVDGQPVEDTWRAHQVPLPAVRENADHLRQLEEWIRSYRPAELFGTDGAPRPRVLAPVPAGARRLGANPHANGGLLLRDLPMPPLEPYAAELPDGRPGAGSHEPTRVLGGMLARLMADTAERRDFRIVGPDETESNRLQDVYEATGKAWQDRTLDTDEHLDRHGRVMETLSEHTCQGWLEGYLLTGRHGLFSCYEAFAHIVDSMVNQHIKWLRVTRELPWRRPIASLNYLLTSHVWRQDHNGFSHQDPGFVDHVLNKAPEVVRVYLPPDANTLLSVADHALRSRDYVNVIVAGKQPCFDWLTLEQARAHCARGAGIWEWAGTDDGTGEPDVVLAAAGDVPTQEVLAAAALLREHLPELSVRVVNVVDLARLLPREEHPHGMPGAEFDALFTADRPVIFAYHGYPWLIHRLAYRRTGHAHLHVRGYKEIGTTTTPFDMVVRNDLDRYRLVMDVIDRVPGLAVRAGAVRQRMEDVRLRHHDWIREHGNDLPEVADWRWTPRGTDGG, encoded by the coding sequence ATGCGTGACATGCCAGCCGCCGCACCCTCCGCACCCGCGGCCGCCGCACACGTAGCCGCCCCCGCGTCGTCCGCCGGGACCGCCGCGCCTGCCGGGACCGCCGCGATCGGCGAGCTGAACGACGAGACGCTGGCGGCCCTCGACGCGCACTGGCGGGCGGCCAACTACCTCTCGGTCGGTCAGATCTACCTGCTGGACAACCCCCTGCTGGCCGAGCCCCTGCGGCCCGAGCACATCAAGCCGCGGCTGCTCGGCCACTGGGGCACCTCACCGGGCCTGAACCTCGTGTACACGCACCTCAACCGGGCGATCACGGTCCGCGACCTGGACGCCGTCTGCTTCTGGGGCCCCGGCCACGGCGGTCCCGCCGTCCTCGCCAACTCGTGGCTGGAGGGCAGCTACAGCGAGACGTACCCGGACGTCACCCGTGACGCCGCGGGCATGGCACGGCTGTTCCGGCAGTTCTCCTTCCCGGGCGGCGTGCCCAGCCACGTGGCGCCCGAGACGCCCGGCTCCCTGCACGAGGGCGGCGAGCTCGGCTACTCGCTGTCGCACGCGTACGGCGCCGCCCTGGACAACCCCGGCCTGCTCTCCGTCTGCGTCATCGGCGATGGCGAGGCCGAGACGGGGCCGCTGGCCGCGTCCTGGCACGCGAACAAGTTCCTCGATCCCGTACACGACGGCGCCGTGCTGCCCGTGCTGCACCTCAACGGGTACAAGATCGCCAACCCCACGGTCCTCGCCCGCCTCCCCGAGCCCGAGCTCGACGCGTTCCTGCGCGGCTGCGGCCACGAGCCGGTCACCGTCTCCGGCGACGACCCGATGACCGTCCACCGCGCCCTCGCGCACGCGCTGGACGGCGCGCTGGACCGCATCGCGCTGATCCAGCGCGAGGCCCGTACGGAGGGCGAGACCCGCCGCCCTCGGTGGCCGATGATCGTGCTGCGTACGCCCAAGGGCTGGACCGGCCCGCGGCAGGTGGACGGGCAGCCCGTCGAGGACACCTGGCGCGCGCACCAGGTGCCGCTGCCCGCCGTCCGCGAGAACGCGGACCACCTGCGGCAGTTGGAGGAGTGGATTCGCTCCTACCGGCCCGCGGAGCTGTTCGGCACGGACGGCGCCCCACGCCCGCGAGTGCTCGCCCCCGTGCCGGCCGGCGCGCGGCGGCTCGGCGCGAACCCGCACGCCAACGGCGGGCTGCTGCTGCGCGACCTGCCGATGCCGCCGCTGGAGCCGTACGCCGCCGAGCTCCCGGACGGGCGGCCGGGCGCCGGCTCGCACGAGCCGACCCGCGTGCTCGGCGGCATGCTGGCGCGGCTGATGGCGGACACGGCCGAGCGCCGGGACTTCCGGATCGTCGGCCCGGACGAGACCGAGTCCAACCGGCTGCAGGACGTCTACGAGGCGACCGGCAAGGCGTGGCAGGACCGCACACTCGACACGGACGAGCATCTGGACCGGCACGGCCGCGTCATGGAGACACTGTCCGAACACACCTGCCAGGGCTGGCTGGAGGGCTACCTGCTCACCGGCAGGCACGGCCTGTTCTCCTGCTACGAGGCGTTCGCGCACATCGTCGACTCGATGGTGAACCAGCACATCAAGTGGCTGCGCGTGACCCGCGAGCTGCCCTGGCGGCGGCCGATCGCCTCCCTCAACTACCTGCTCACCTCCCACGTGTGGCGCCAGGACCACAACGGCTTCTCGCACCAGGACCCCGGCTTCGTCGACCACGTCCTGAACAAGGCGCCCGAGGTCGTACGGGTCTATCTGCCGCCCGACGCCAACACCCTGCTGTCGGTGGCGGACCACGCCCTGCGCAGCCGCGACTACGTCAACGTGATCGTCGCCGGCAAGCAGCCCTGCTTCGACTGGCTGACCCTGGAGCAGGCACGCGCGCACTGCGCGCGCGGCGCCGGCATCTGGGAGTGGGCGGGCACCGATGACGGCACCGGCGAACCCGACGTGGTGCTCGCCGCCGCCGGCGACGTGCCCACACAGGAGGTGCTGGCCGCGGCGGCGCTGCTGCGGGAGCACCTGCCGGAGCTGTCCGTACGGGTCGTGAACGTCGTCGACCTGGCCCGGCTGCTGCCGCGCGAGGAGCATCCGCACGGGATGCCGGGCGCGGAGTTCGACGCGCTGTTCACCGCCGACCGGCCGGTGATCTTCGCGTACCACGGCTACCCGTGGCTGATCCACCGCCTCGCCTACCGCCGTACCGGCCACGCGCACCTGCACGTCCGCGGCTACAAGGAGATCGGCACCACCACGACGCCCTTCGACATGGTGGTGCGGAACGACCTGGACCGCTACCGGCTGGTCATGGACGTCATCGACCGCGTGCCGGGGCTGGCCGTACGGGCGGGCGCCGTACGGCAGCGCATGGAGGACGTACGGCTGCGGCACCACGACTGGATCCGCGAGCACGGGAACGACCTGCCGGAGGTCGCGGACTGGCGCTGGACGCCGCGCGGGACGGACGGGGGCTGA
- a CDS encoding GAF and ANTAR domain-containing protein, producing the protein MAVAQHAETELAAVFASMARKLDREATKQQTLQQVVELAPTVVHGADHAGVTVQRRGKRLESPAYSDPRVLEIDRAQFEENQGPSLENVTDEPVLIVPDMLAEQRWPRFARRTAKLGVRSMVTCQLLGERGTLGSLNLYAETPGAFDESAIHAAVIYSAHAALAMSQAALVDSLSAAIESRQTIGEATGLLMERYGVTSPQAFQMLVQASQHMNVKLRHIAAMVVEKRVSPGDLPPQHAGDGGD; encoded by the coding sequence GTGGCGGTGGCGCAGCACGCGGAAACGGAACTCGCGGCTGTATTCGCGTCGATGGCACGGAAGCTGGACCGGGAAGCCACAAAGCAGCAGACCCTGCAACAGGTCGTGGAGCTGGCTCCGACGGTCGTACACGGCGCCGATCACGCCGGGGTGACCGTGCAGCGGCGCGGCAAGCGGCTGGAGAGCCCGGCGTACAGCGATCCACGGGTGCTGGAAATCGACCGGGCGCAGTTCGAGGAGAACCAGGGGCCGAGCCTGGAGAACGTCACGGACGAGCCGGTTCTCATCGTCCCCGATATGCTCGCCGAGCAGCGCTGGCCGCGATTCGCGCGGCGCACCGCGAAACTGGGTGTACGTTCCATGGTCACCTGCCAGTTGCTGGGCGAACGCGGCACCCTGGGCTCGCTGAACCTCTACGCGGAAACGCCCGGGGCCTTCGACGAGTCCGCCATTCACGCGGCGGTCATTTACAGCGCGCACGCGGCGCTGGCAATGTCACAGGCCGCGCTCGTGGATTCACTGAGCGCGGCCATCGAAAGCCGCCAGACGATCGGAGAGGCGACCGGCCTGCTGATGGAGCGCTACGGCGTGACGTCGCCGCAGGCGTTCCAGATGCTGGTGCAGGCGTCCCAGCACATGAACGTCAAGCTCCGCCACATCGCGGCCATGGTCGTGGAGAAGCGGGTCTCGCCGGGCGACCTCCCGCCGCAGCACGCGGGCGACGGCGGGGACTGA